In one Lachnospiraceae bacterium GAM79 genomic region, the following are encoded:
- a CDS encoding NTP transferase domain-containing protein — protein MLKAIILAAGKGTRMKSEKPKVVHEVLGKPMVYYSIEAARVAGCDKVCVIVGYKAEEVEKSIKDTYAKLDKTEEMQDVVSYALQTEQLGTGHAVKCASDFIGTEGDVVVLCGDTPLVTGKTLEQAIKKHVAAGNGVTVISAMLSDPFGYGRIIRDEKGLSKIVEQKDATEEEQAVREVNSGMYIFKCDALLAALSQITNDNAQGEYYLPDTIEIIKKMGLPVDAAAMEDADQIKGVNTLEQLAEAEEIMRSR, from the coding sequence ATGCTGAAAGCAATCATCCTTGCAGCAGGCAAGGGAACAAGAATGAAATCTGAAAAGCCAAAGGTTGTGCACGAGGTGCTTGGGAAACCGATGGTATACTATTCGATAGAAGCGGCAAGAGTTGCCGGATGTGATAAAGTCTGTGTGATCGTTGGATACAAGGCAGAAGAAGTAGAAAAAAGTATTAAAGATACTTATGCGAAGCTTGATAAGACAGAAGAAATGCAGGATGTAGTAAGCTATGCACTACAGACCGAACAGCTTGGAACCGGTCATGCGGTCAAGTGTGCTTCTGATTTTATCGGCACGGAGGGAGATGTTGTTGTCCTTTGCGGAGATACACCACTTGTAACCGGTAAGACATTAGAGCAGGCGATCAAGAAGCATGTTGCAGCAGGAAATGGTGTTACGGTTATCTCAGCGATGCTTTCAGATCCATTTGGATACGGAAGAATTATCCGTGATGAGAAAGGCTTATCAAAGATCGTAGAACAGAAGGATGCAACCGAGGAAGAACAGGCGGTTAGAGAAGTAAATTCCGGTATGTATATTTTCAAATGTGATGCATTACTGGCAGCACTTTCACAGATTACAAATGATAATGCACAGGGTGAATATTATCTGCCGGATACCATTGAGATCATCAAGAAAATGGGACTTCCGGTCGATGCGGCAGCCATGGAGGATGCAGATCAGATCAAGGGTGTTAATACACTGGAACAGCTTGCAGAAGCAGAAGAGATAATGAGGTCAAGATAA
- the pth gene encoding aminoacyl-tRNA hydrolase yields MKLIVGLGNPGTKYAGTRHNVGFSVIVGLADKYNIELSEKKHKAIYGRGMIEGEKVILAMPQTFMNLSGESVRELVDYYKCDPSDVIVAYDDIDLAVGKLRIREKGSAGGHNGMKNIISHLGTQEFVRVRVGIGKKPDRMDLADYVLSRFGKDELPEIKAGCDNAGDAIALILKDSAAAAMNKYN; encoded by the coding sequence ATGAAACTGATAGTAGGACTTGGAAATCCGGGAACCAAATATGCGGGAACCAGACATAATGTAGGATTTTCCGTAATTGTAGGACTTGCAGATAAATATAATATAGAATTGAGTGAAAAGAAGCATAAAGCGATCTATGGCAGGGGCATGATAGAAGGAGAGAAAGTGATCCTTGCAATGCCACAGACATTTATGAATCTGAGTGGAGAAAGTGTCCGGGAGCTGGTCGATTATTACAAATGCGATCCATCCGATGTGATCGTTGCTTATGATGATATCGATCTGGCAGTCGGCAAGCTTCGGATTCGTGAAAAGGGAAGTGCCGGCGGACATAATGGAATGAAGAATATTATTTCACATCTGGGAACACAGGAATTTGTCCGGGTCCGTGTCGGAATCGGAAAGAAACCGGATCGTATGGATCTTGCAGATTATGTATTATCCAGATTTGGAAAAGATGAACTTCCGGAGATCAAGGCAGGCTGTGATAATGCCGGTGATGCGATCGCATTGATATTAAAAGACAGCGCGGCAGCAGCAATGAATAAATATAATTAA
- a CDS encoding transcriptional repressor — protein MAEKRNTKQKQVIYSVIKELKCHPTAQQLHQILMERGYNIGASTVYRVLADAVDDGIIMNVFSFDKNEHFDGNPVPHYHIICTKCGRIFDSHVPYDPEIDERGRLADEDFIISSHNLEYVGICPECQNEQE, from the coding sequence ATGGCAGAGAAAAGAAATACAAAACAAAAACAGGTTATATATTCGGTTATAAAAGAATTAAAATGTCATCCGACTGCCCAGCAGCTTCATCAGATTCTTATGGAGAGGGGATATAATATAGGTGCATCGACCGTGTACAGGGTGCTGGCGGATGCGGTTGATGACGGCATTATCATGAATGTATTCTCATTTGATAAGAATGAACATTTTGACGGCAATCCGGTTCCACATTATCATATTATCTGTACTAAATGCGGAAGAATCTTCGACAGCCATGTCCCATATGATCCTGAGATCGATGAGCGAGGCAGACTGGCGGATGAGGACTTTATCATTTCATCCCACAATCTTGAATATGTCGGCATCTGCCCTGAATGTCAGAACGAGCAGGAATAA
- the mfd gene encoding transcription-repair coupling factor, with protein MKAINEPVKHTENYIQIKDWLKEQDGIVNISGNDGTDRVYLMHAFSSDAHVRLVVTYSEQRMEQLYEDFRFYDKAVYMYPSKDILFYSSDIHGNSITRRRMDIFRRLIEGEACTIILTVDALFDRMPDLSYIKKNVVTIREAEELDVEALKKCLVELGYEKADSVDGVGQFAVRGGIIDIFPLTEECPYRIDMWDTEVDTIRSFDVESQRSIEQVQEIQIYPASEMVLSDRRTAQGIRKLEQEFKPYYEKLRKEFKTEEAARLKKQIGEIKEQLTEFHGMAGVDSYVEYFYSKTVSLLDCFRTKNTVILLDETSRISDYADNYMATFLESMESRLEGGYILPGMMNILFTYPAIVQKMQAFQTLAFSILYHEDRYFTIRHDVTYDSRVVNSYRNNFEALIADIGKWREKNYRIIFISPSTTRAKRMVENLTSHDVACFYSEDTDRVLSEKEVMVTTGRLRAGFEFPELKLVVINEGDVFTARSSMKKKKNQKPRYSGEVIKDFSDISVGDCVIHERYGVGIYGGIEKVEVDGVLKDYVTINYAEGGKLYVLASEVDCIQKYSDKEGRRPKINKLGSKDWEKTRSRVKGHVATIAKELVNLYAKRQASQGFCYSKDTIWQQEFEEMFPYEETDDQKKAIAETKADMESSKIMDRLICGDVGFGKTEVAIRAAFKAVYDGRQVAYLVPTTILAQQHYNTFKERMKEFPVEIRLLCRFCTPKEVRETIADLKAGKVDIVIGTHRLLSKDVAFKQLGLLIIDEEQRFGVTHKEKIKQMKTNVDVLTLTATPIPRTLHMSLIGIRDMSVLEEAPVDRRAIQTYVMELDPELVKEAIKRELARDGQVYYVYNRVNNIEMVTSEIASLVPDAVVEYAHGQMHERQLEDIMYRFINHEIDVLVTTTIIETGLDIPNANTMIIHDADTFGLSQLYQLRGRVGRSDRNAYAFLMYRRDKLIKETAEKRLKAIREFTDLGSGIKVSMKDLEIRGAGNILGEDQSGHMEAVGYDLYCKMLNDAIRQEMGEKVEERFETTVQLPVDAYIPAEYVKNEFIKLDLYKRISHIASDDDYDDIIDELNDRFGEMPTEVLNLLDVSLLKAKANRAYITSIMLAGAELRFSMFKQAKIDTAKIDSLLDKYRGSMKFVIGNSPSFVLKMKTITEKEIWKQARAVVADIAELAEE; from the coding sequence ATGAAGGCAATCAATGAGCCTGTAAAACATACCGAAAATTATATACAGATAAAGGACTGGTTAAAAGAGCAGGATGGCATCGTCAATATATCCGGAAATGACGGAACAGACCGGGTGTATCTGATGCATGCATTTTCATCCGATGCACATGTAAGGCTGGTCGTAACCTACAGCGAACAGAGAATGGAACAGTTATATGAGGACTTCCGTTTCTATGATAAAGCGGTGTATATGTATCCGTCGAAGGATATTTTATTTTACAGCTCAGATATCCATGGAAATTCTATCACCAGACGGCGGATGGATATTTTCAGACGACTGATCGAGGGAGAAGCCTGTACGATCATTCTGACGGTAGATGCGTTATTTGATAGGATGCCGGATCTGTCCTATATTAAGAAAAATGTGGTGACGATCCGTGAGGCAGAAGAACTGGACGTCGAGGCGCTTAAGAAGTGTCTGGTGGAACTGGGGTATGAAAAGGCAGACAGTGTAGATGGTGTCGGACAGTTTGCTGTGCGTGGTGGTATCATTGATATTTTCCCTCTGACAGAGGAATGTCCATATCGTATCGATATGTGGGATACGGAGGTCGATACCATCCGAAGCTTTGATGTGGAAAGCCAGCGGTCGATCGAACAGGTGCAGGAGATCCAGATCTATCCGGCAAGCGAGATGGTGTTGTCTGATCGCAGGACGGCGCAGGGTATCCGTAAGCTTGAGCAGGAGTTCAAGCCATATTATGAGAAGCTGCGGAAAGAGTTCAAGACAGAGGAAGCTGCCCGTCTGAAGAAGCAGATCGGGGAGATCAAAGAGCAGTTGACTGAGTTCCATGGAATGGCTGGAGTCGACAGCTATGTAGAGTATTTCTACAGTAAGACAGTATCACTTTTAGACTGCTTCCGCACAAAGAATACAGTTATTTTATTGGATGAGACTTCGCGGATATCAGATTATGCGGATAACTATATGGCGACCTTCCTTGAGAGCATGGAGAGCCGTCTGGAGGGTGGCTATATCCTTCCGGGTATGATGAATATTTTATTTACTTATCCGGCAATCGTGCAGAAGATGCAGGCGTTTCAGACGCTCGCATTTTCTATTCTGTATCATGAGGATCGGTATTTTACGATCCGGCATGATGTAACATATGACAGCCGTGTAGTTAATTCTTACAGAAATAATTTTGAAGCGTTGATTGCGGATATCGGAAAATGGCGAGAGAAGAATTACCGTATCATATTTATCTCACCATCGACGACCAGAGCAAAACGCATGGTTGAGAATCTGACCAGCCATGATGTGGCGTGCTTCTATTCAGAGGATACCGACCGTGTTCTTTCTGAGAAAGAGGTAATGGTTACGACAGGAAGACTTCGGGCAGGATTTGAGTTCCCGGAGCTGAAGCTGGTTGTGATAAATGAAGGCGACGTCTTTACTGCACGGAGCAGTATGAAGAAAAAGAAGAACCAGAAGCCGCGGTATTCCGGTGAAGTGATCAAGGATTTCTCTGATATCAGCGTGGGTGACTGTGTGATTCATGAACGCTATGGTGTTGGTATCTATGGCGGTATCGAGAAGGTCGAAGTGGACGGTGTCTTAAAAGATTATGTAACGATCAATTATGCAGAGGGCGGAAAGCTCTATGTGCTGGCCTCTGAGGTAGACTGTATCCAGAAATACAGTGATAAAGAGGGCAGACGGCCGAAGATCAACAAGCTCGGCAGCAAGGACTGGGAGAAGACCAGAAGCCGGGTAAAAGGTCATGTTGCAACGATCGCAAAGGAACTGGTGAACCTGTATGCGAAACGACAGGCATCACAGGGCTTTTGCTATTCGAAGGATACGATCTGGCAGCAGGAATTTGAGGAAATGTTCCCGTACGAGGAAACGGATGACCAGAAGAAAGCAATCGCAGAGACAAAGGCAGACATGGAGAGCAGCAAGATCATGGATCGTCTGATCTGTGGTGATGTGGGCTTTGGTAAGACAGAGGTTGCGATCCGTGCGGCATTTAAGGCGGTATACGATGGCAGACAGGTTGCATATCTTGTGCCTACTACGATCCTTGCACAGCAGCATTATAATACATTCAAAGAACGTATGAAGGAATTCCCGGTCGAGATCCGGCTGTTATGCCGTTTCTGTACACCGAAGGAGGTACGGGAGACGATCGCCGATTTGAAGGCCGGAAAGGTGGATATCGTGATCGGAACACATCGGCTGTTGTCCAAGGATGTGGCATTTAAGCAGCTTGGTCTGCTGATCATAGACGAGGAGCAGCGGTTTGGTGTAACACATAAGGAAAAGATCAAGCAGATGAAGACAAATGTAGACGTTCTGACCTTGACAGCGACTCCTATTCCTCGTACACTTCATATGAGCCTGATCGGTATCCGGGATATGAGTGTTCTGGAAGAAGCACCGGTTGACAGACGGGCGATCCAGACCTATGTCATGGAGCTTGATCCCGAACTTGTCAAAGAAGCGATCAAGCGTGAGCTGGCGCGGGATGGTCAGGTATATTATGTATATAACCGGGTAAATAATATAGAGATGGTCACATCGGAGATCGCATCCCTTGTACCGGATGCAGTCGTTGAGTATGCGCATGGCCAGATGCATGAACGACAGCTGGAGGACATCATGTACCGGTTTATCAATCATGAGATTGATGTGCTGGTTACTACGACGATCATCGAGACAGGCTTGGATATTCCGAATGCAAATACCATGATCATTCATGATGCAGATACATTTGGCTTATCCCAGTTGTATCAGCTCCGCGGCCGTGTCGGTCGTTCAGATCGGAATGCATATGCATTTCTGATGTACCGTCGGGATAAACTTATTAAAGAAACTGCGGAAAAGAGACTGAAAGCAATTCGGGAATTTACCGATCTTGGTTCCGGAATCAAGGTGTCCATGAAGGATCTGGAGATCCGTGGCGCGGGAAATATCTTAGGCGAGGATCAGTCCGGTCATATGGAAGCAGTTGGTTATGATCTGTACTGCAAGATGTTAAATGATGCGATCCGTCAGGAGATGGGCGAGAAGGTTGAAGAACGGTTCGAGACAACCGTACAGCTTCCGGTGGATGCTTATATACCGGCTGAATATGTCAAGAATGAATTTATCAAGCTGGATCTGTACAAGCGGATATCACATATCGCATCGGATGATGACTATGACGATATTATTGACGAATTAAATGACAGATTCGGAGAGATGCCGACAGAGGTTCTGAACCTGCTTGATGTATCTTTATTAAAGGCAAAGGCAAATCGTGCCTATATAACCAGCATTATGCTGGCGGGGGCGGAACTACGGTTTTCGATGTTTAAACAGGCGAAGATCGACACAGCAAAGATTGATTCGTTATTAGATAAATATAGAGGAAGCATGAAATTTGTGATCGGCAACAGTCCGTCTTTTGTGCTTAAGATGAAGACGATCACAGAGAAAGAGATCTGGAAGCAGGCGAGAGCGGTTGTAGCCGATATCGCGGAGCTTGCAGAAGAATAA
- a CDS encoding asparaginase yields MAEILVKEYRGDVVENVHYGSIAIVSSTGETIAYTGDIERQTYMRSASKPIQVLPTLLAGLHKKYNLSEEEVTICNSSHWGSNHHIYVLQSIMEKTDLKEEDMIMNPTISTSATPLADKLALGSKLNPVEGKSRLQHCCSGKHLSLMMLQRELTGKVTGYQLPDSPVQKQIISFLSMLSQTPTYRISLGIDGCGVPVFALPMRNIALAYAKLADPFNLPDDIREAITYNFDCINKHPEKINDYFTPSYYVNKNPDLLMKDGSRGVICMAIRSRKLGIVIKLEDGWSDEYQGIIVARILEQLQYDDKELIEQLKKTYNTKIYNDCKDEVGHAEADFDIHIEQSYFDELFGNAEPEEDDSDESDAGTADESADSEDSDIDSSIEDEDMDELEDDDTDETDKSSGQKNSFESSDFISSLLNMRGKKSRSNSEHKPVTDHNDMDEPEDIDEVSEADEDMEDEEQLPAEERARRRAIRDRRSILGQNVVLPSSNQTFIQNPMTDPMRPVKSAKVISTIQNNDAEFEVFDKKDNEDNKEQE; encoded by the coding sequence ATGGCTGAAATTTTAGTAAAAGAATACCGTGGCGATGTTGTTGAAAATGTACATTATGGATCTATTGCTATTGTTTCATCAACCGGCGAAACGATTGCTTATACCGGTGATATCGAGCGCCAGACTTATATGCGTTCCGCAAGCAAACCGATCCAGGTGCTTCCTACCCTGCTCGCAGGTCTTCATAAAAAATATAACCTGAGCGAGGAAGAAGTAACGATCTGTAATTCCTCTCACTGGGGCAGTAATCATCACATCTATGTACTTCAGAGCATCATGGAAAAAACGGACTTAAAAGAAGAAGATATGATCATGAATCCAACGATCTCCACATCTGCAACACCGCTTGCGGACAAGCTTGCACTTGGTTCCAAGCTGAATCCTGTAGAGGGCAAGAGCCGTTTGCAGCACTGCTGCTCCGGCAAGCACTTAAGCCTTATGATGCTGCAGCGTGAACTGACAGGAAAAGTCACCGGCTACCAGCTTCCGGACTCTCCTGTCCAGAAGCAGATCATTTCATTCTTATCCATGCTAAGCCAGACTCCGACTTACCGGATCAGTCTGGGAATCGACGGCTGTGGTGTTCCAGTATTTGCACTTCCAATGCGTAATATCGCACTTGCTTATGCAAAACTTGCAGATCCGTTCAACCTGCCGGATGATATACGGGAAGCAATCACCTATAACTTCGACTGTATTAACAAGCATCCTGAAAAGATCAACGATTACTTTACACCATCTTACTATGTAAATAAGAACCCGGATCTTCTTATGAAGGACGGTTCCAGAGGTGTGATCTGTATGGCGATCCGAAGCCGGAAGCTCGGTATCGTGATCAAGCTCGAAGATGGCTGGAGCGACGAATATCAGGGAATCATTGTTGCCCGTATTTTGGAGCAGCTTCAGTATGATGATAAAGAACTGATTGAACAGCTTAAGAAAACGTATAACACAAAGATTTATAACGACTGCAAGGATGAGGTCGGACACGCCGAAGCAGATTTTGATATCCATATCGAGCAGTCCTATTTCGATGAATTATTCGGAAATGCAGAACCGGAAGAAGACGATTCGGATGAATCTGATGCAGGCACTGCAGACGAAAGCGCTGATTCCGAAGATTCTGATATTGATTCTTCAATCGAAGACGAAGACATGGACGAACTTGAAGATGATGATACCGACGAAACCGATAAATCGTCCGGACAAAAGAACAGCTTTGAAAGTTCCGACTTTATAAGCAGTCTTTTGAATATGCGAGGCAAAAAATCCCGGTCAAATTCCGAGCATAAGCCTGTCACAGATCATAATGATATGGATGAACCGGAAGACATCGACGAGGTTTCCGAAGCAGATGAAGATATGGAAGATGAGGAACAGCTCCCTGCAGAAGAACGTGCCAGACGCCGTGCAATCCGTGACCGCAGATCTATTCTCGGTCAGAATGTTGTCCTGCCATCATCAAACCAGACTTTCATCCAGAATCCAATGACCGACCCGATGCGTCCTGTAAAATCTGCCAAGGTGATCTCCACCATCCAAAATAATGACGCCGAATTCGAAGTCTTTGACAAGAAAGACAATGAAGATAACAAAGAGCAGGAATAA
- a CDS encoding glucose-1-phosphate adenylyltransferase — translation MIKKEMIAMLLAGGQGSRLGVLTSNLAKPAVAFGGKYKIIDFPLSNCINSGVDTVGVLTQYRPLRLNQHIGIGIPWDLDRNIGGVTVLPPYEKSDNSEWYTGTANAIYQNLEFIDYYNPEYVLILSGDHIYKMDYENMLEYHKSCDADITLATYQVPWEEASRFGVVITDENNVISEFEEKPANPRSNKASMGIYIFSWKVLREALVKMKDQPECDFGKHIIPYCHSNGKKICAYDFKGYWKDVGTLGSYWEANMELVDIVPEFNLYEEFWKIYTKTDAIPPQYIDASGRVSRCIIGEGTEVYGDVENSVIGSGVTIEKGAVIRNSIIMNNATIGENAYMDKAIIAENVKIGKDAKLGIGEEAVNEFKPQIYSFGLVTIGENSVIPDGVTIGKNTAISGVTTPEDYPDGNLKSGGSIIKAGE, via the coding sequence ATGATTAAAAAAGAAATGATAGCCATGCTTCTTGCAGGAGGACAGGGAAGCCGTTTAGGCGTTCTGACCTCTAATCTGGCTAAGCCGGCTGTAGCTTTTGGCGGCAAATACAAGATTATCGATTTCCCATTAAGCAACTGTATTAATTCAGGTGTTGATACAGTAGGTGTTCTTACACAGTACAGACCACTGAGGCTTAACCAGCATATTGGAATCGGTATCCCTTGGGATCTGGATCGTAACATAGGAGGCGTGACAGTTCTTCCACCATACGAGAAAAGTGATAACAGCGAATGGTATACAGGTACTGCAAATGCTATTTATCAGAACCTGGAGTTTATAGACTATTATAATCCGGAATATGTTCTGATATTATCTGGTGATCATATCTACAAGATGGACTATGAGAACATGCTGGAATATCACAAATCCTGTGATGCAGATATCACACTTGCAACATATCAGGTACCATGGGAAGAAGCTAGCAGATTTGGCGTTGTAATTACAGATGAGAACAATGTTATTTCAGAATTTGAGGAGAAACCTGCAAATCCTAGAAGTAACAAAGCATCTATGGGTATATATATATTCAGTTGGAAGGTGCTTCGTGAAGCACTTGTAAAGATGAAGGATCAGCCGGAATGTGACTTTGGTAAGCACATCATTCCATACTGCCATTCAAATGGCAAGAAGATCTGTGCATATGACTTCAAGGGTTACTGGAAGGATGTAGGAACACTTGGTTCTTACTGGGAAGCAAATATGGAGTTAGTAGATATTGTTCCTGAATTCAATCTGTATGAGGAGTTCTGGAAGATCTACACCAAGACAGATGCGATCCCACCACAGTACATAGATGCAAGCGGCAGAGTAAGCAGATGTATCATCGGTGAAGGAACAGAGGTGTACGGCGATGTTGAGAATTCCGTTATCGGTTCCGGTGTTACGATCGAAAAGGGTGCAGTCATCCGTAATTCGATCATTATGAATAACGCAACGATCGGTGAGAATGCATATATGGACAAGGCTATCATCGCAGAGAATGTTAAGATTGGTAAGGATGCTAAGCTTGGAATCGGAGAAGAAGCTGTCAATGAATTCAAGCCACAGATTTATTCATTTGGACTTGTTACGATCGGAGAAAACTCAGTTATTCCTGATGGTGTAACAATCGGTAAGAATACTGCTATATCTGGTGTGACTACTCCGGAAGATTATCCGGATGGCAACTTAAAGAGTGGCGGAAGTATTATAAAGGCAGGTGAATAG
- the spoVG gene encoding septation regulator SpoVG — translation MQVTDIRVRGVEKEGKMKAVVSITIDNEFVVHDIKVIQGDKGLFIAMPSRKAADGEYRDIAHPINTETRERLQRMILEKYQESLEA, via the coding sequence ATGCAGGTGACCGATATCAGAGTCAGGGGTGTTGAAAAAGAAGGTAAGATGAAAGCCGTCGTTTCGATCACAATTGATAATGAATTTGTAGTTCATGATATCAAAGTGATCCAGGGTGATAAGGGATTGTTTATTGCGATGCCTAGCCGGAAAGCAGCAGATGGTGAGTACAGAGATATCGCACATCCAATCAATACTGAGACAAGAGAACGTCTGCAGCGGATGATACTTGAGAAATATCAGGAATCACTGGAAGCTTAA
- a CDS encoding GntR family transcriptional regulator, whose amino-acid sequence MEFKSNLPIYLQVIDDIKKKIITGALPLGTKLPSSRKLAIQYDINPNTAARVYNEMESLELSYTKRGIGTFVTEDPQVIDRLKQEQLKQILTVLDEQLTGMGYTPTEIIRLLQDYYSL is encoded by the coding sequence TTGGAATTTAAATCAAACCTGCCGATCTACCTTCAGGTCATCGATGATATAAAAAAGAAGATTATTACAGGTGCCCTGCCACTTGGTACCAAGCTCCCATCATCCAGAAAGCTTGCTATCCAATATGACATCAACCCGAACACCGCGGCCCGGGTTTATAACGAGATGGAATCTCTCGAACTGTCATATACGAAACGTGGAATTGGTACATTTGTAACAGAAGATCCTCAGGTAATTGATCGGCTGAAACAGGAACAGTTAAAGCAGATCCTTACAGTTCTGGATGAACAGCTCACCGGTATGGGATATACACCGACAGAGATCATCCGATTATTACAGGACTACTATTCCCTGTAA
- a CDS encoding ABC transporter ATP-binding protein has translation MIKCEHLVKKYMSTTAVSDLSLDIISGNIYALLGPNGSGKSTLMKMIAGLSKPTSGTITMDNRPLDYKAKAHIAYMPTEAYFFGYMNCIDVGKYYRDFFADFDYDKYMRLLQEMDLSPKQKVREMSSGMMAKLKIVATLSRNSEVIMLDEPLNGIDIIAREKIIHTIVSNISDDTAVIMSSHLVDELEKIIDHAIFIKNGTCVLQGNAEELRIAQGKSIVDMYKEIYA, from the coding sequence ATGATTAAATGTGAACACTTAGTAAAAAAATATATGAGTACGACCGCAGTTTCGGACCTGTCACTGGATATTATATCCGGTAACATTTATGCGCTACTCGGTCCGAACGGAAGTGGTAAATCTACCCTTATGAAAATGATCGCCGGACTTTCAAAACCGACCTCCGGTACGATCACGATGGATAACCGGCCATTAGATTACAAAGCTAAAGCGCATATCGCATATATGCCTACAGAAGCCTATTTCTTCGGTTATATGAACTGCATCGATGTCGGAAAATATTACCGTGATTTCTTCGCTGATTTTGATTATGACAAATACATGCGATTGTTACAGGAAATGGATCTGTCGCCAAAGCAAAAAGTGCGTGAGATGTCATCCGGTATGATGGCAAAGCTGAAGATCGTTGCAACGCTTTCAAGGAATTCGGAAGTTATTATGTTAGACGAACCATTAAACGGCATCGATATCATTGCCCGCGAAAAAATCATTCATACAATCGTGTCTAATATCTCAGATGACACCGCCGTTATCATGTCAAGCCATCTGGTCGATGAACTGGAAAAGATCATTGATCATGCCATCTTCATCAAAAACGGAACCTGTGTATTACAGGGTAATGCAGAAGAACTTCGTATCGCACAGGGCAAATCCATTGTTGATATGTATAAAGAAATCTACGCATAA
- the glgD gene encoding glucose-1-phosphate adenylyltransferase subunit GlgD: MRALGIILAGGNSNKMGELSAKRAVAAMPITGGYRAIDFALSNMTNSHIQKVAVFTQYNTRSLNEHLNSSKWWDFGRKQGGLYIFTPTITSENSYWYKGTADALYQNINFLKESHEPYVVIASGDGIYKLDYGKVLEEHISKGADITVVCKDLEPGEDDVNRFGVVQMDADNRIIDFEEKPLVAGNNTISTGIYVIRRRQLIELLETCANEGRTDFVRDILVRYKNVKKIYGYKMDTYWRNIGTKESYYKTNMDFLNRDVRNYFFKQHPDIYSKVEDLPPAKYNGEAVVNNSLVASGCIINGTVENSVLFKKVYIGNNCVIRNSIILNDVHIGDNCVIENCIVESRDTIRANTVHQGSPDDIKVIVEKNFRYAL; this comes from the coding sequence ATGAGAGCATTAGGTATAATTTTAGCAGGTGGTAATAGCAACAAGATGGGCGAATTATCAGCAAAGAGAGCTGTTGCAGCTATGCCTATTACTGGCGGTTACAGAGCTATTGATTTTGCCCTTTCGAATATGACAAATTCCCATATCCAGAAGGTAGCGGTATTTACACAGTACAATACCAGATCTCTGAATGAACATCTGAATTCCAGCAAATGGTGGGATTTCGGAAGAAAACAGGGTGGTCTCTATATATTCACACCAACCATTACATCAGAGAACAGCTATTGGTATAAGGGTACAGCGGATGCCCTTTATCAGAACATTAATTTCCTGAAGGAAAGTCATGAGCCATATGTAGTTATTGCATCCGGTGATGGTATCTACAAGCTGGATTATGGTAAGGTTCTGGAAGAACACATCAGCAAGGGCGCAGATATTACAGTTGTATGTAAGGATCTCGAACCGGGAGAAGATGATGTGAACCGTTTCGGTGTAGTACAGATGGATGCGGACAACCGTATCATAGATTTCGAGGAGAAGCCACTGGTTGCAGGCAACAATACGATCTCAACCGGTATCTATGTGATCAGAAGAAGACAGCTCATCGAATTACTGGAAACCTGTGCAAATGAAGGCAGAACTGATTTTGTAAGAGATATTCTTGTAAGATATAAGAATGTAAAGAAGATTTATGGATATAAGATGGATACTTACTGGAGAAACATCGGAACCAAGGAGTCTTACTATAAGACAAACATGGATTTCCTGAACAGAGATGTAAGAAACTATTTCTTCAAGCAGCATCCTGACATCTACTCCAAGGTGGAGGATCTTCCACCAGCAAAGTATAATGGGGAAGCGGTTGTGAATAACAGCCTGGTAGCAAGTGGATGTATCATAAATGGTACTGTAGAGAATTCAGTATTATTTAAGAAGGTATACATTGGCAACAACTGTGTGATCAGAAATTCTATCATTCTGAACGATGTACACATTGGGGATAATTGTGTAATTGAAAACTGTATTGTAGAAAGTAGAGATACGATCCGTGCAAATACAGTTCATCAGGGTAGCCCGGATGACATCAAGGTTATCGTGGAGAAGAATTTCAGATACGCATTGTAG